CCCAAAGGGAAAACTTTCACAATAAATACATTTCAATTCTAAATGCACTAAAACTGAATATCGGTATCCCATTGGAGCGAAATATTACCGTTGTTTCTGAAATCGAACAGCAAACCTTGACGGAAAATAATGTAGAAAATATATTGGATTTGAAGATTATTCAGACACAAAACAAACTATTGAACAGCGAATTGAGTACGTTTAACAAATCACGATTTCTACCCTCGCTTAATTTGATTGCTTCCTACGGAACAACAGGTTTTGGCTACGACAAAACCCCAAATGACTTTCTGAAATTTTATCCCATAGGCTTTGCAGGCTTGCAACTGACTTACCCGCTTTTCAACGGAACAGTTACACAGCGAAAAATAAATCAAAAAAAACTGGAAATCAGCAATAACGAATTGCAGGCTCAACTGATTGGTGATAAAAACAAAATGGAAACTGAAAATGCTTTAAGGCAAAGAAAGATTGCACAGCAAACAGTCATCAATACCAAAAATCAAATCACTTTGGCTCAATCTATTTATGAGCAAACCATTTTACAACAAAAGCAAGGTACGGCAACACTTACCGATGTTTTATTGGCTGATAATGCACTTCGTGAAGCACAGCAAAATTACCTGTCGGCAGTTATAGATTATCTGAAAGCGGATTTGGAGCTAAAAAAGCTGGCAGGAACAATTACATCAATTAAGAATTAAGAGTTAAGAATTATAAATAAAGAATATGAAAAAGATAATCGGGATAATTGCTTTGATTGCGGTAATAGCACTTGTGTTTTTTAAGTTGAAAAACAATAAAGAAACTACCGAAAGCAAGGTGTATCAGTACGACAAAGAAAAACCGATTACTGTAAGTGCTGACACCATTCGTTTGCAGACTATTGATGATGCAACTACTTATACAGGCACATTTGAGCCGAACAAAGAAAGCAAAATCAGTACGGATATACAAGGAAAAATCAATGCTGTTTTGGTAGATGTGGGAAGCTATGTTTCCAAAGGACAAACACTTATTCAGTTGGATAATTCGTTGTTAAAGTTACAACTGCAAACGGTTGAAGTGCAGATTGAGGGTTTGGAAGACGATGTAAAACGATACACCATTTTAACGGAAGCCGATGCCGTTCAGGGCATACAATTGGAAAAAGCAAGATTGGGATTGAAATCTGCAAAAGTTCAGAAAGCGACTTTATTGGAGCAAATCAGTAAAACCACTATAAAAGCACCTTTCAATGGTGTGGTAACTGCCAAGCTCAATGAGGAGGGCGGTTTTGCAGCACCGGGTATTCCGTTGCTACAAATTACGGATATAAGCACTTTACGTTTTACGGTTAATGTTCCCGAAAATGATTTGGTGCAGTTTCAAAACAATCAAACCTACAAAATCAATGCTGATGTTTATCCCGATATTTCCCTTTCGGGAAAAGTAATAATGACAGGAAGCAAAGCCAATCTGGGCAATAGCTTTCCGGTACAGTTTCAGGTTACTAACACCAAAAACTTAACCATAAAATCGGGAATGTTCGGCAAGGTAAATCTTTCTGAAAGCAAGCAAGAGCAAGGTATTCTTATCCCTACATCTGCCATTACAGAAGAAAATGGAAAAGCGAAAGTGTATCTCATAAAAAACGGAAAAGCCGTATTGCAATCTATTACCATATCAGGAAATATCGGCAATAGAACGATTGTATCAGACGGATTGGCAACAGGCGATATTGTGGTAACGAATGGCTTTATCAATCTGTTTGAAGGAGCAAATGTGTCAATTAAGAATTAAAAATTAATAGTTAAGAGTTAAGAATATGAAAGAGGATATCATACAGCAAAAGAGTTTCGCATTTGCAATAAGAACAGTAAATGCTTACAAATATCTACAATTAGAGAAAAAAGAGTTTGTTTTATCGAAACAGCTTTTACGTTCTGGAACGAGCATTGGTGCTAATATAGAAGAAGCAACAGGAGGTCAATCTAAAAAAGATTTTATTGCGAAAATGTCCATTGCATATAAAGAGGTAGAGAGACCAAATATTGGATAAAACTCTTAGCTGCAACTGAATATCTTGAAAGTGATATGTCGAAATCATTATTAGATGATACAGAAGAATTGTACAAAATACTTTCTTCCATTTTGTTGAGTTCAAAACAAAACAATTCTTAATTCATCATTTTTAATTTTTAATTGAACAAAATGAATATTACAGAAATATCAATCAAACGTCCCTCGCTGATTATCGTACTTTTCAGCGTATTTGCCCTGTTGGGAATTATCGGCTACAAGAATTTGAGCTATGAACTGATGCCCGATTTTAATCAGCCTGTTGTAGTAATCCGAACGGTTTATCCCGGTGCAGAACCCAACGAAGTGGAAACTTCCGTTTCCCGAAAAATTGAAGATGCACTTTCCAATTTGGAGGGTGTAGATTATTTGCTTACCAAATCATTACCCAATGCTTCAATCATCATAGCCAACCTGAAATACGGAACGGATTTGGACAAAACAATGCAGGACGCTCAACGCTATATTGACAATATCCGAAAGGACTTGCCTAACGATATTCAAAACCCTGTAATGAGCAAAGTATCGCCTAATGATTTGCCGATCATGTCGGTAAGTGCAACAAGCAATTTAGAGCCGACAGTGTTTTATCAAAAAATGAAAGACGATTACCTGCCACAAATCCAACAGCTAAAAGGAGTGGCAGAGATAACCATTTTAGGTGGGGAAGAAAGGGAAATTCAAATCAAGGTAGATAAAGAAAAACTGAAGCTCTATAAAATTTCTTTGTACCAGGTTGTGGAAGCCGTCAATCGTTCGGGGATTGATTTACCTGCCGGAAAATTGCAAACCGATACAGAAAATAATTCGGTACGTTTGGTAGGAAAGTTCAACACCATTACGGACATAAAGAATGTTCAAGTTGCTATGCCTTTTCCAAACAGCCCTGTTTATGTGAAAGATATTGCAGAAGTAACGGACGGTATTAAAGAAACCGCTTCTTACAGCCGTTACAATGGTAAAAACGGTATTGGTTTAATGATAAAAAAACAAGGCGATGCCAATGCCGTTGATGTTTCAAAACTGATTAGAGAAAAATTTCAGTCCATTGAAAAACAAAATACCAATGCAGATGTAAAATTTGTAGTTACGGATGACAGCACCGATAACACCATTGCAGCCGTTAATTCGGTGGTATTTGACTTGATTTTAGCCGTTATTTTAGTGTCGTTAGTAATGTTGCTGTTCCTGCGAAGTTTCAGAAACTCACTGATTGTGTTGGTCGCTATTCCTACTTCCTTAATTACCGCTTTTGCCGTGATGTGGCTTTTGGGCTATACGCTCAACCTGATGACTTTGCTGGCGATGTCTTTAATCATCGGTATTTTGGTGGACGATGCTACCGTAGTTTTAGAAAATATCCAACGTCATTTGGATATGGGTAAAGAAAAAAGAACGGCAGCTATGGACGGAAGAATGGAAATCGGTTTTTCGGCATTGTCTATTACATTGGTTGATGTGATTGTGTTTCTGCCGATTTTATTCTTACAGGTTTTTGTTGCCGATATGCTCAAACAGTTTTCGGTGGTGGTTATCACTTCTACACTTACCAGTTTACTGGTAGGTTTTACTTTAACGCCTTGGCTGGCTTCACGCATCGGGAAAAAAGAAGATTTGCAGCCGACTAATATCTTCAACCGTTTTTTGCTTTGGTTTGAACATCAGTTAGACCAATTTATCAATTGGTATGGCAGAACATTGAATTGGGTTTTACATCACAAACTCATTTTTACAGGATTTGTTTTGTTGCTGTTCGTAGGGACGGCAGCAATGATGAAACAGGGAATTATTGGAAAGGAACTCATTTCCACAGGCGACCAAGGGAAATTCCGTTTGGCATTAGAGTTTGATAAAAGTACTTCCATTCAGCAAAACAATTTGGTTTCAAAAAAAATAGAAAACTATATTTTGAAGCAACCCGAAGTTGAAACAGTTTTCAGTAATGTGGGCGGACCAAGCACCGGTATTGGAAGTTTGGGAGTTGGCTCTGCCAATAAAACCGAATTTACCATTCAGCTAAAATCCAAGAAAGAAACAAATCATCTCTCTACCGAAACCTTTATGCGTAAATTGAGAACTGATTTGCAAAAAGAATATTCAGGCATCAATTTTTCAATGATAGCATTAGGCTTAATTCCACGTTCTGCACCGATAGAAATTACATTAAGCGGAAGCGACTTAGACCAGGTAATGCAGACAGGTAATGACTTAAAAACAGTGATTGAAAAAATACCCGGAGCAGATAATGTACG
This genomic stretch from Chryseobacterium sp. POL2 harbors:
- a CDS encoding efflux RND transporter periplasmic adaptor subunit — protein: MKKIIGIIALIAVIALVFFKLKNNKETTESKVYQYDKEKPITVSADTIRLQTIDDATTYTGTFEPNKESKISTDIQGKINAVLVDVGSYVSKGQTLIQLDNSLLKLQLQTVEVQIEGLEDDVKRYTILTEADAVQGIQLEKARLGLKSAKVQKATLLEQISKTTIKAPFNGVVTAKLNEEGGFAAPGIPLLQITDISTLRFTVNVPENDLVQFQNNQTYKINADVYPDISLSGKVIMTGSKANLGNSFPVQFQVTNTKNLTIKSGMFGKVNLSESKQEQGILIPTSAITEENGKAKVYLIKNGKAVLQSITISGNIGNRTIVSDGLATGDIVVTNGFINLFEGANVSIKN
- a CDS encoding TolC family protein; its protein translation is MLVNTHKLLIIPLIFIGWNTVQAQEVWTLRQCIDTAQVYNKTLQINRNHIRISEQREKEAKANLIPKVTANADYKYFMELPTQLMPMNALNPQAPEGQFRDLQFGVPHNINANVQLAMPLYNPQVYGAIENTRIANALTQLQFQKSEEQVLYDITTLYYNAQILKHQLDFLESNLINTQKLLKNMELLKEQLLAKGTDVSKVKLQAEQLNTQRENFHNKYISILNALKLNIGIPLERNITVVSEIEQQTLTENNVENILDLKIIQTQNKLLNSELSTFNKSRFLPSLNLIASYGTTGFGYDKTPNDFLKFYPIGFAGLQLTYPLFNGTVTQRKINQKKLEISNNELQAQLIGDKNKMETENALRQRKIAQQTVINTKNQITLAQSIYEQTILQQKQGTATLTDVLLADNALREAQQNYLSAVIDYLKADLELKKLAGTITSIKN
- a CDS encoding efflux RND transporter permease subunit yields the protein MNITEISIKRPSLIIVLFSVFALLGIIGYKNLSYELMPDFNQPVVVIRTVYPGAEPNEVETSVSRKIEDALSNLEGVDYLLTKSLPNASIIIANLKYGTDLDKTMQDAQRYIDNIRKDLPNDIQNPVMSKVSPNDLPIMSVSATSNLEPTVFYQKMKDDYLPQIQQLKGVAEITILGGEEREIQIKVDKEKLKLYKISLYQVVEAVNRSGIDLPAGKLQTDTENNSVRLVGKFNTITDIKNVQVAMPFPNSPVYVKDIAEVTDGIKETASYSRYNGKNGIGLMIKKQGDANAVDVSKLIREKFQSIEKQNTNADVKFVVTDDSTDNTIAAVNSVVFDLILAVILVSLVMLLFLRSFRNSLIVLVAIPTSLITAFAVMWLLGYTLNLMTLLAMSLIIGILVDDATVVLENIQRHLDMGKEKRTAAMDGRMEIGFSALSITLVDVIVFLPILFLQVFVADMLKQFSVVVITSTLTSLLVGFTLTPWLASRIGKKEDLQPTNIFNRFLLWFEHQLDQFINWYGRTLNWVLHHKLIFTGFVLLLFVGTAAMMKQGIIGKELISTGDQGKFRLALEFDKSTSIQQNNLVSKKIENYILKQPEVETVFSNVGGPSTGIGSLGVGSANKTEFTIQLKSKKETNHLSTETFMRKLRTDLQKEYSGINFSMIALGLIPRSAPIEITLSGSDLDQVMQTGNDLKTVIEKIPGADNVRLSVEAGSPELKVIPDKNKMQRLGLNTAYVGMNLRTAFTGNDDATLTENGTEYPVRIWLDKFSRKNYDDVNQLNIINPMGIPIEVSQFATIERDNSPSLLERKDRQPAVTLTADALGRPSGTVADEVVAYVKNNPLPKGIEMTWGSDIKRQNDSFGALGSVLLISFLLIYLIMVALYDSYIYPFVALFAIPVAAIGAFLALNLSLSNLSLFALLGLIMLMGLVTKNSILIVDFTNQLKAEGKHYKEALITAGKERMRPILMTTLSMAIGMLPIALASGTAAEWKNGLAWVIIGGLLSSLALTVYLVPMVYYGVDRMKEKLGSNKKQQ